The following coding sequences are from one Humulus lupulus chromosome X, drHumLupu1.1, whole genome shotgun sequence window:
- the LOC133805255 gene encoding COP9 signalosome complex subunit 5b-like translates to MEPFPSSSQIAQQTWELENNIIPMETPASKPDPASDSIFYYDESAQTKFQQEKPWSNDPHYFKRVKISALALLKMVVHARSGGTIEVMGLMQGKTDGDAIIVMDAFALPVEGTETRVNAQADAYEYMVDYSQTNKQAGRLENVVGWYHSHPGYGCWLSGIDVSTQMLNQQFQEPFLAVVIDPTRTVSAGKVEIGAFRTYPEGYKPPDEPVSEYQTIPLNKIEDFGVHCKQYYSLDITYFKSSLDSHLLDLLWNKYWVNTLSSSPLLGNGDYVAGQISDLAEKLEQAENQLSHSRFGPLIAPPQRKKEEESQLAKITRDSAKITVEQVHGLMSQVIKDILFNSVGQSNKSSRTEPSGPEPMIES, encoded by the exons ATGGAGCCGTTCCCATCGTCGTCCCAGATAGCCCAACAGACATGGGAGCTCGAGAACAACATCATCCCCATGGAAACTCCGGCTTCGAAGCCGGACCCCGCTTCGGACTCCATATTCTACTACGATGAGTCGGCTCAGACCAAATTCCAACAAGAGAAGCCCTGGTCCAATGACCCTCATTACTTCAAGCGTGTCAAGATCTCCGCCCTCGCCCTCCTCAAGATGGTCGTCCATGCCCGCTCCGGTGGCACCATCGAGGTGATGGGCCTTATGCAGGGAAAGACCGACGGCGACGCTATCATCGTAATGGACGCCTTCGCTTTACCTGTCGAAGGTACCGAGACTAGGGTTAATGCTCAAGCCGATGCCTACGAGTACATGGTCGACTACTCTCAGACCAACAAACAG GCAGGGCGGTTGGAAAATGTGGTTGGGTGGTACCATTCTCACCCTGGTTATGGATGTTGGCTCTCGGGTATTGATGTTTCAACGCAAATGTTAAACCAGCAATTTCAGGAGCCATTTTTAGCTGTAGTTATAGATCCGACTAGGACTGTTTCAGCTGGAAAAGTTGAGATTGGAGCATTCAGGACATACCCAGAAGGATATAAGCCTCCAGATGAGCCTGTCTCTGAGTACCAGACTATTCCATTGAATAAGATTGAAGACTTTGGTGTGCACTGTAAACAG TATTATTCTTTGGACATCACTTATTTTAAATCCTCTCTTGATAGCCACCTACTGGATCTTCTATGGAACAAGTACTGGGTGAATACACTTTCTTCTTCACCCCTATTGGGTAATGGAGACTATGTTGCAGGACAAATTTCAGACTTAG CTGAAAAGTTGGAGCAAGCAGAGAATCAATTGTCACATTCACGCTTTGGGCCATTAATAGCACCCcctcaaagaaagaaagaa GAAGAATCACAACTAGCAAAAATTACTCGGGATAGTGCAAAAATAACTGTTGAGCAGGTCCATGGTCTAATGTCACAG GTCATCAAGGACATCTTGTTCAACTCTGTTGGTCAATCCAATAAGTCGTCGCGCACAGAGCCATCTGGCCCTGAACCAATGATTGAGAGTTGA